A genomic segment from Dermacentor silvarum isolate Dsil-2018 chromosome 11, BIME_Dsil_1.4, whole genome shotgun sequence encodes:
- the LOC119432891 gene encoding ubiquitin-conjugating enzyme E2 T, with protein MTAGTASHELRTRLDLRAVKSLKLYADFLLVSISYQHIVSRTSGHGTLVINVYRRTKPCGTNFPKATMLRNMRIQRELEMLNSQLPPGIVCNPVADMLDSFEAAITGASGTPYEGGTFKLNIRIPERYPFEAPVAVFQTPVYHPNVDSTGRICLDVLQMPPKGRWRPSLNLKVVLLSLHALLAQPNPDDPLVPELADQFKYQREVFNRLAAEHTRRHAMG; from the exons ATGACGGCCGGCACCGCGAGCCACGAACTACGAACGCGTCTAGACTTGCGTGCCGTTAAGTCACTGAAGTTGTATGCTGATTTTTTGCTTGTGTCAATTTCCTACCAGCATATTGTCTCACGTACGAGTGGGCACGGAACTCTCGTCATAAACGTATATCGACGCACCAAGCCTTGCGGGACGAATTTCCCGAAAGCTACGATGCTTCGTAACATGCGGATTCAGAGAGAGCTGGAGATGCTCAACTCGCAATTGCCTCCTGGCATCGTGTGCAACCCGGTCGCCGATATGTTGGACAGCTTTGAAGCTG CCATCACCGGAGCAAGCGGAACACCGTACGAAGGCGGAACCTTCAAACTCAACATTCGCATCCCCGAAAG GTACCCGTTTGAGGCACCCGTGGCAGTGTTCCAGACACCGGTGTACCACCCCAACGTGGACTCTACGGGCCGCATCTGCCTAGACGTGCTCCAGATGCCACCGAAG GGTCGCTGGCGGCCATCGCTGAACCTCAAGGTCGTCCTCCTGTCACTTCACGCCCTGCTAGCACAGCCAAATCCTGATGATCCACTTGTGCCAGAACTT GCTGACCAGTTCAAGTACCAGAGGGAAGTGTTCAACAGGCTGGCCGCTGAACACACGCGACGCCACGCCATGGGCTGA
- the LOC119432896 gene encoding PHD finger protein 13 isoform X3, translating to MEGDVNGTKTLLFRSECFTSSTADGEPPRKRQRTSEDFISFCKFILEYENYESIKQEELQEKDAVSPSDSSADSVDSVKQEDSEQGGGSLSEVTTLADDDSHDLITCFCLKPFAGRPMIECSECLTWIHLSCAKIRRNNIPDEFTCQRCREAKHTTRRSQRIRAGGTTPPQRRRPST from the exons ATGGAAGGAGACGTGAATG GCACCAAGACACTTTTATTCAGGAGCGAGTGCTTCACTTCGTCGACG GCCGATGGCGAGCCTCCGCGAAAGCGCCAGCGGACTTCCGAGGACTTCATCTCGTTCTGCAAGTTCATCCTCGAGTACGAGAACTACGAGAGCATCAAGCAGGAGGAACTTCAAGAGAAAGACGCGGTCAGCCCTTCCGACAGCTCGGCGGACAGCGTCGACAGCGTCAAGCAAGAAGACAGCGAGCAAG GAGGGGGCTCCTTGTCCGAGGTTACCACGCTGGCGGACGACGACTCTCACGACCTGATCACCTGCTTTTGCCTGAAGCCGTTTGCCGGGCGGCCCATGATTGAGTGCTCCGAGTGCCTCACCTGGATCCACCTGTCGTGCGCCAAGATTCGGCGCAACAACATTCCCGATGAGTTCACCTGCCAGCGCTGTCGCGAGGCCAAGCACACGACGAGGCGCTCGCAGCGGATACGTGCGGGCGGCACGACGCCGCCTCAGCGGCGAAGGCCCTCGACGTGA
- the LOC119432896 gene encoding PHD finger protein 13 isoform X1 — MEGDVNGTKTLLFRSECFTSSTADGEPPRKRQRTSEDFISFCKFILEYENYESIKQEELQEKDAVSPSDSSADSVDSVKQEDSEQVGKTLGCPAAPPERATVQPAMSHVLLMQSDGLRGGSLSEVTTLADDDSHDLITCFCLKPFAGRPMIECSECLTWIHLSCAKIRRNNIPDEFTCQRCREAKHTTRRSQRIRAGGTTPPQRRRPST; from the exons ATGGAAGGAGACGTGAATG GCACCAAGACACTTTTATTCAGGAGCGAGTGCTTCACTTCGTCGACG GCCGATGGCGAGCCTCCGCGAAAGCGCCAGCGGACTTCCGAGGACTTCATCTCGTTCTGCAAGTTCATCCTCGAGTACGAGAACTACGAGAGCATCAAGCAGGAGGAACTTCAAGAGAAAGACGCGGTCAGCCCTTCCGACAGCTCGGCGGACAGCGTCGACAGCGTCAAGCAAGAAGACAGCGAGCAAG TTGGCAAAACCTTGGGCTGCCCTGCCGCGCCACCCGAACGTGCCACTGTGCAGCCCGCAATGAGCCACGTGCTGTTAATGCAGTCCGACGGCTTGC GAGGGGGCTCCTTGTCCGAGGTTACCACGCTGGCGGACGACGACTCTCACGACCTGATCACCTGCTTTTGCCTGAAGCCGTTTGCCGGGCGGCCCATGATTGAGTGCTCCGAGTGCCTCACCTGGATCCACCTGTCGTGCGCCAAGATTCGGCGCAACAACATTCCCGATGAGTTCACCTGCCAGCGCTGTCGCGAGGCCAAGCACACGACGAGGCGCTCGCAGCGGATACGTGCGGGCGGCACGACGCCGCCTCAGCGGCGAAGGCCCTCGACGTGA